One Alnus glutinosa chromosome 3, dhAlnGlut1.1, whole genome shotgun sequence genomic region harbors:
- the LOC133863755 gene encoding zeaxanthin epoxidase, chloroplastic yields the protein MASTLLCNSVNSSTTVFSRTHFPALVSKDLPVEFSPYIASNYYCKTTRQKKKLARVEAKLAEASPTVSQPTQSGGEPLKKLRILVAGGGIGGLVFALAAKRKGFEVVVFEKDMSAIRGEGQYRGPIQIQSNALAALEAIDLEVADEVMKAGCITGDRINGLVDGVSGTWYVKFDTFTPAAERGLPVTRVISRMTLQQILARAVGEDIIINESNVVEFEDKGDKVTVMLENGQSYAGDLLVGADGIWSKVRKNLFGPSEAIYSGYTCYTGIADFVPPDIESVGYRVFLGHKQYFVSSDVGAGKMQWYAFHKEPAGGLDSPHGKKERLLKIFEGWCDNAIDLILATDEDTILRRDIYDRTPILTWGKGRVTLLGDSVHAMQPNLGQGGCMAIEDSYQLALELEKAWKQSIEEGTPTDIVSSLKRYENARRLRVAIIHGMARMAALMASTYKAYLGVGLGPLSFLTKFKIPHPGRVGGRVFIDLGMPLMLSWVLGGNSSELEGRSPSCRLSDKASDQLRQWFQDDDALERTISGEWFLLPCGNETGALQPICLSRDESKPCIIGSIAHQDSPGMSIAIPLPQISEMHARISYKEGALFLTDLRSEHGTWITDNEERRYRLPPNFPTRFRPSDVIEFGPDKKVAFRVKVMRSSPKTAEESGILQTV from the exons ATGGCTTCCACTTTGCTCTGCAACTCAGTAAACTCCTCCACGACAGTTTTCTCAAGAACCCACTTCCCAGCTCTGGTTTCCAAGGACTTACCAGTAGAATTCTCACCTTATATTGCCTCTAACTATTACTGCAAAACCACAAGGCAGAAGAAGAAACTGGCACGGGTTGAAGCCAAACTGGCTGAGGCCAGCCCCACAGTGTCACAGCCAACGCAAAGCGGTGGCGAGCCACTAAAGAAGCTTCGGATATTGGTGGCCGGAGGTGGGATCGGCGGGCTGGTTTTTGCGTTGGCGGCAAAGAGGAAGGGGTTTGAGGTTGTGGTGTTTGAGAAGGATATGAGTGCTATAAGAGGGGAGGGACAGTACAGGGGTCCAATTCAAATACAGAGTAATGCATTGGCTGCTTTGGAAGCTATTGATTTGGAGGTTGCAGATGAGGTTATGAAGGCTGGCTGTATTACTGGGGATAGGATTAATGGGCTCGTCGATGGGGTTTCTGGGACTTG GTACGTCAAGTTTGACACATTCACTCCCGCAGCGGAAAGGGGGCTTCCTGTGACAAGAGTTATAAGCCGAATGACCTTGCAACAAATTCTTGCCCGTGCGGTTGGGGAAGATATCATTATAAATGAAAGTAATGTTGTTGAATTTGAGGATAAGGGAGATAAG GTTACTGTGATGCTTGAGAATGGACAGAGTTATGCAGGTGATCTTCTGGTTGGAGCTGATGGCATATGGTCAAAG GTGAGGAAGAACTTATTTGGACCGAGTGAAGCTATTTACTCAGGCTACACTTGTTATACTGGTATTGCAGATTTTGTGCCTCCTGACATTGAGTCTGTTGG GTACCGAGTATTTCTGGGACACAAACAATACTTTGTTTCTTCAGACGTGGGTGCAGGAAAGATGCAATGGTATGCATTTCACAAGGAGCCAGCTGGTGGCCTTGATAGTCCTCATG GTAAAAAGGAAAGGTTGCTTAAAATATTTGAGGGTTGGTGCGATAATGCGATAGATCTGATACTTGCCACAGATGAAGATACCATTCTTCGACGTGACATATATGATCGCACGCCAATTTTAACTTGGGGTAAAGGTCGTGTGACCTTGCTTGGGGACTCTGTCCATGCTATGCAGCCAAATTTGGGTCAAGGGGGATGTATGGCCATTGAG GATAGTTATCAACTTGCATTGGAACTCGAAAAAGCTTGGAAACAAAGCATTGAAGAAGGAACTCCTACTGATATTGTTTCTTCTCTAAAGAG ATATGAGAATGCTAGAAGATTACGAGTTGCCATTATTCATGGAATGGCAAGAATGGCTGCATTAATGGCTTCAACCTACAAGGCTTATCTGGGTGTAGGACTTGGTCCATTATCG TTTTTGACGAAGTTTAAGATACCGCATCCAGGGAGAGTTGGTGGAAGAGTTTTTATTGACTTGGGGATGCCCTTGATGCTAAGTTGGGTCTTAGGTGGTAACAG CTCTGAACTTGAAGGGAGGTCACCATCTTGCAGACTCTCAGACAAA GCAAGTGACCAGTTACGCCAATGGTTTCAAGACGATGATGCATTGGAGCGTACTATTAGTGGAGA GTGGTTTTTGTTACCATGTGGAAATGAAACTGGTGCTTTGCAACCTATTTGTTTAAGCAGAGATGAGAGCAAACCCTGCATTATTGG GAGCATAGCACATCAGGACTCTCCAGGGATGTCAATAGCAATACCTTTGCCACAG ATTTCTGAAATGCATGCACGAATTAGCTATAAGGAAGGCGCCTTGTTCTTGACTGACTTGCGAAGTGAGCATGGTACCTGGATCACCGA TAATGAGGAGAGACGGTATCGGTTGCCTCCAAATTTTCCTACTCGTTTCCGTCCATCAGATGTTATTGAGTTTGGTCCTGATAAGAAG GTGGCATTTCGGGTTAAGGTGATGAGGTCTTCTCCAAAGACTGCAGAGGAGAGTGGAATCCTCCAGACAGTGTGA